One window of Pleurocapsa minor HA4230-MV1 genomic DNA carries:
- a CDS encoding DUF751 family protein → MQDFIQNVSRYPRYLISFSLGIFWFFLQQLRPFLKNPVTAIALVGFFVGGFSLLYLTLEAMLGIS, encoded by the coding sequence ATGCAAGACTTTATTCAAAACGTTTCTCGCTATCCGCGCTATCTCATTAGCTTTTCTTTGGGCATTTTCTGGTTTTTCCTCCAGCAACTAAGACCATTTCTCAAAAATCCCGTAACAGCGATCGCTTTAGTTGGTTTCTTTGTCGGTGGCTTCTCTCTCCTCTACCTAACCCTCGAAGCAATGTTGGGCATTAGTTAA